In Amycolatopsis coloradensis, one genomic interval encodes:
- a CDS encoding ANTAR domain-containing protein, with translation MLTPGEGLAEPIFATDERSRELEDLQFTLGEGPALEVARGGMLVVVTDLTSSEAALRWPMFAPEAIDRSVKSIIAVPIQAGAIKVGVVDCYREFAGSLSREGRAQALVCADAVITLAIAEAGTGKPGLAGLIDRRFTGHRDRVHQAAGMVSVQLGVGLADALARLRAYAYANDRRLDEVAMDVVLRRVTFRSEP, from the coding sequence GTGCTCACCCCCGGGGAAGGTCTCGCCGAGCCGATCTTCGCCACCGACGAACGCAGCCGCGAATTGGAAGATCTGCAGTTCACCCTTGGCGAAGGTCCCGCGCTGGAAGTGGCGCGCGGCGGTATGCTCGTCGTAGTAACCGATTTGACCAGTTCGGAGGCGGCACTCCGATGGCCGATGTTCGCGCCGGAGGCGATTGACCGAAGCGTGAAATCGATCATCGCGGTGCCGATTCAGGCCGGTGCGATCAAAGTGGGCGTTGTCGACTGCTATCGCGAATTCGCCGGGTCCCTGTCAAGGGAGGGCAGGGCGCAAGCACTCGTCTGCGCCGATGCGGTGATCACCCTCGCCATCGCCGAGGCAGGCACGGGTAAGCCGGGGCTGGCCGGATTGATCGATCGCCGATTCACCGGCCATCGCGACCGGGTGCATCAGGCCGCGGGCATGGTGTCGGTCCAGCTCGGCGTCGGGCTCGCGGACGCGCTCGCGCGCTTGCGTGCCTATGCCTACGCCAACGACCGGAGGCTCGACGAGGTGGCCATGGACGTGGTGCTTCGCCGGGTCACGTTCCGGTCCGAACCATGA
- a CDS encoding GAF and ANTAR domain-containing protein yields the protein MIDLTAGLRETFVQLADTLVDDFDLVEFLDLFACGCVELLGVPAAGLVLADQHGTLTMVAASEEKTRLLELFQLRNSEGPCLDCYRRAEPVDCPDLARAGGSWPKFSREAENAGFRSVYALPMRLREDVIGALSLFDTRPASLDDDGLCLGQALADIATIGILHHRMWQRQEIITAQLQAALNSRVIIEQAKGVLAERLRVSVDDAFGVLRAYARSNNRKILSVATGIIDHTVEIPR from the coding sequence ATGATCGACCTGACGGCCGGCTTGCGCGAGACCTTCGTCCAGTTGGCGGACACCCTCGTCGACGACTTCGACCTCGTCGAGTTCCTCGATCTGTTCGCTTGCGGATGCGTCGAACTACTCGGTGTCCCTGCCGCCGGGCTGGTGCTCGCCGACCAGCACGGCACCCTCACCATGGTCGCCGCGTCCGAGGAAAAGACCCGCCTGCTCGAATTGTTCCAGCTACGGAACTCGGAGGGGCCGTGCCTGGACTGCTACCGGCGCGCCGAGCCGGTGGACTGCCCGGATCTGGCGCGGGCGGGCGGAAGCTGGCCGAAGTTCTCCCGAGAGGCGGAAAACGCCGGATTCCGCTCCGTGTACGCCTTGCCGATGCGGCTTCGGGAAGACGTGATCGGTGCGCTGAGCCTGTTCGACACCCGGCCCGCGTCGCTCGACGACGACGGATTGTGCTTGGGGCAGGCGCTCGCGGACATCGCCACGATCGGCATCCTGCATCACCGGATGTGGCAGCGGCAGGAGATCATCACCGCGCAGCTCCAGGCGGCGTTGAACAGCAGGGTGATCATCGAGCAGGCGAAAGGCGTTCTCGCCGAGCGGCTCCGGGTTTCGGTGGACGACGCGTTCGGCGTATTGCGCGCCTACGCGCGGAGCAACAATCGCAAGATCCTCTCCGTGGCGACCGGGATCATCGACCACACAGTGGAAATCCCGCGCTGA
- a CDS encoding LysR family transcriptional regulator, whose translation MFSLEQLVSFVAVAEELHYGRAAERLSMTQPPLSRRIQLLERELGVELFDRTHRTVRMTPAGRVFLAEARKILRSVQEATLYARRAKKGEAGVVKLGFTATAAYSYLERVIAVANAEVPGIDLVLLEMVTAAQVEELLAGGIDLGMVRPPVTGADIVTLSLWREPLLAALPSAHPLARRKKNPDVRDFDGEPFIMYSPSEGRYFHDLLVAVFRAARVLPEYTQYPCQVHTVLALVKAELGVALVPAAAAALRFEGVVLRPVDGVANRPVELELMWRRSNDNPALGALLAAVGDQARRARQSTVD comes from the coding sequence GTGTTTTCCCTGGAGCAGCTGGTGAGTTTCGTCGCGGTGGCCGAGGAACTGCACTACGGCCGGGCGGCGGAGCGGCTTTCGATGACCCAGCCGCCGTTGAGCAGGCGGATCCAGTTGCTGGAGCGCGAACTGGGGGTCGAGCTGTTCGACCGGACGCACCGCACGGTCCGGATGACCCCGGCAGGACGGGTTTTTCTCGCCGAGGCGAGGAAGATCCTTCGTTCGGTGCAAGAGGCGACGCTGTACGCCCGGCGGGCGAAGAAAGGCGAGGCCGGGGTCGTCAAGCTCGGCTTCACCGCCACGGCGGCGTATTCCTACCTCGAACGCGTCATCGCCGTGGCGAACGCCGAGGTACCCGGCATCGATCTCGTGCTGCTGGAAATGGTGACGGCGGCGCAGGTGGAGGAGTTGCTGGCGGGTGGGATCGATCTCGGCATGGTCCGGCCGCCGGTCACGGGGGCCGACATCGTGACCCTGTCGCTGTGGCGGGAGCCGCTGCTGGCGGCGTTGCCGTCGGCGCATCCTTTGGCGCGGCGCAAGAAGAATCCCGATGTCCGCGACTTCGACGGCGAGCCGTTCATCATGTACTCGCCGTCGGAGGGCCGTTACTTCCACGATCTGCTCGTGGCGGTGTTCCGCGCCGCCCGGGTGCTGCCGGAGTACACGCAATACCCCTGTCAGGTGCATACGGTGCTCGCGCTGGTGAAGGCGGAGCTCGGGGTCGCGCTGGTGCCGGCCGCGGCGGCCGCGCTGCGCTTCGAGGGGGTGGTGCTCCGTCCGGTGGACGGTGTCGCGAACCGCCCGGTCGAACTCGAACTGATGTGGCGGCGGAGCAACGACAATCCGGCGCTCGGCGCGTTGCTCGCCGCCGTCGGCGATCAGGCGCGACGAGCTCGTCAGTCCACTGTGGACTGA
- a CDS encoding small ribosomal subunit Rsm22 family protein — MAALPQTLRSALDEELGKYPQNRLTQSVERLSTRYRENNPASAPILSSEVDIAAYAGYRMPATYAAVHAVLTEAALRAPGFAPRTQIDVGGGTGAAIWAAAGVWPSLEESTVVEQVPGAIALGRRLAGTAGDKAVRGSTWRRGLIDPAAPAPEADLVTLSYVLGELPEARRADAVRWLSAKAGMLVLIEPGTPAGYERIVEARDQLVGLGLSLVAPCPHEGACPIPRGKDWCHFSARLPRTGLHRQLKSGTLGFEDEKFSYVVASRTAPERAEARILRHPAKRKGMVGLSLCAGAGLTETIVTKRHGMAYRAARDAEWGDAWPDQSTVD; from the coding sequence GTGGCAGCACTCCCCCAAACCCTCCGCTCCGCCCTCGACGAAGAGCTGGGCAAGTACCCGCAGAACAGGCTGACGCAGTCCGTCGAGCGGCTCAGCACGCGCTACCGCGAGAACAACCCCGCGAGCGCGCCCATCCTCTCTTCCGAGGTCGACATCGCGGCGTACGCGGGCTACCGGATGCCTGCCACGTACGCGGCCGTACACGCCGTTCTCACCGAAGCCGCCCTTCGCGCTCCTGGGTTCGCTCCCCGGACGCAGATCGACGTCGGCGGCGGGACCGGTGCCGCGATCTGGGCGGCGGCCGGCGTGTGGCCGTCGCTGGAGGAAAGCACCGTCGTCGAGCAGGTCCCGGGCGCGATCGCGCTGGGGCGGCGGCTCGCGGGGACCGCCGGCGACAAGGCCGTCCGGGGCTCGACCTGGCGACGTGGCCTGATCGACCCGGCCGCGCCCGCGCCGGAGGCCGATCTGGTGACCCTCTCCTATGTCCTCGGGGAGCTGCCCGAAGCCCGCAGGGCCGACGCCGTCCGCTGGCTGTCGGCGAAGGCCGGGATGCTCGTCCTGATCGAACCCGGCACCCCCGCCGGCTACGAACGGATCGTCGAAGCGCGGGATCAGCTCGTCGGGCTCGGGCTCTCCCTGGTCGCGCCCTGTCCGCACGAAGGCGCGTGCCCGATACCGCGCGGCAAGGACTGGTGCCATTTCTCCGCGCGTCTCCCGCGCACCGGCCTGCACCGCCAGCTCAAGTCGGGAACGCTCGGCTTCGAGGACGAGAAGTTCTCCTACGTCGTCGCGTCGCGCACGGCACCGGAACGCGCCGAAGCCCGCATCCTGCGGCATCCGGCCAAACGCAAGGGCATGGTGGGCCTCTCCCTCTGCGCCGGAGCCGGGCTCACCGAAACGATCGTCACCAAACGGCACGGCATGGCCTACCGCGCGGCCCGTGACGCCGAATGGGGCGACGCCTGGCCCGATCAGTCCACAGTGGACTGA